In Anopheles gambiae chromosome 2, idAnoGambNW_F1_1, whole genome shotgun sequence, a single window of DNA contains:
- the LOC1281420 gene encoding nucleoprotein TPR isoform X1, with protein MEVDQESGVLHSILSPEELGAIPEASIKKIESACEKKFEDFLTAKALCETTKTDLEKSKAEYEKQIELLTLKAEDESAKYHSSQLSVKEMRIELEDVKQELCKAKEKLSSNEVENDRFRKERNQAMNERDAMDSALKRKELEVERLHQDVLELEKKLKSASVAKCEALARLDEIVSKEHSLEFKEKRMDQELSMRDHQIARLTQDLDQALRELQGIRRDQNIKSLTVETKLSEKNEELKIAHQTNTFLTEQNTELSSKVEELATKNMKLRTEMSTMMEHYRKELDSQNRLCELLQQDKQDHLEQTKELESAITALRQMLNEATESCGTIETEKKQLELKHAEELAGRDKSIGELQEELKRANELLAAAHEESIEHAVEKIAPSAAATSRMLKTGMSLTEVYTQYVRTMELLQQEQKENGKLKLQLQNILHELEQSAPEISRQQNENHNLREANEEITQQLNNLIAKSGEMHSEMAAVREKMRIVEAENKNFRQERADLSRQICHLLNEIEKMQNGVIAPDIELAGTGSPGELISKKLVTFSNIQELQDNNVKLLLVVRDFSAKLEEMEKVHNSMSAATYEAKLEACNKRINELKDTVEKHRSLLEQCSQQRDRYKKMYHDAMRSYNPAFSTASMNGGNMQSDSMMDGLDEVPLANSSTANDTSVGNSSNQLAAIVAEKERKVAALEANLQELQKELGGVKKEYEAYRREKLANDKAVNEQFDKFRTEIRELTANNVKLMGTNEFNAEQNRMISKNITTYKNQITALEERNRNYEGTIAKQEASIMYLKEEAMSAQSKLARAEVQLENLKQECRILKDSESRLQAEREILNRERCNQNLLLNNLEMIKVSMERSENEGRQRLESRLDETSRECSALRRRLQEEQDRFREQMAYLQRQVETAQKRMDEEVAIAEGHQAALREARDELEIKSRKIDDLQRKLQESLATNDEDNPVTQARRKIRELEQALAESAVEVESLQGQLATAQEHIKQYAQLSESAEKELKDLTELYNRTKQTSEQELAAVRKSEEELSTQVDELKTQISLKLTDEQLTTGDQNSELHKVQLELKSTLEKLTAQSNELRQYRDKTNNMSDELRALGERYSREVTEHSTDITQLAKLKEEMHRTQAQFDELRKQRDQAQEHLKTNEECWKNREQMLRTEVSQLEEQLNSLNSQNAALHDQIQSLSTRFSISAAALNQSAVLSESATNPDDSMGGADASILNRSLNDEEKQSLEQMLQIIKYLRKEKDIAVARFDVLRSENVRIQSEFMMLQKNFDESQAELKQMRENVDTETVTAAKHEEILRKLDTYNALTDSNRVLREERDGLNQKVRELSQRLLDAEDKLFPLEEKVRELTVKLESSTNENTTLRMDVARQRQRMTTLVERSSKTNSDDWKRMQTERENLAKMLMAEKELLKQANEELNTHKVERTRLEAEMGTVNKKLQSANALVKKLSDDLEASAVQATEIETLQAALKTAEDNLADMRIKEGQIRKIAKRYKDAFTELKRETDARKEDEAAAAAGGAGAAGANAAAGGSSGDGNASAGDAAAAMQEAGAAADSEDMRKQIATATEEIDTLKKENELLRAKLEKAERGMDIMKDAKNRILALTEQKNNAARELNAVKSQMQQQLDQMREETDTLKAQYEGRVTRCEKENADADRESKDAISRLTKENEQLTIRLNQLNRQLGLQQAVAKPTTSAVGAGASDKPVGESPRTANVKPMAGPSQQQSATVTPRRVSETPLASIRPMAVGSRTAAVLPTSQSSSANVAIVQGSSASATVSTSPAQGVSVSGGSAASTAPSGSGSTSSSSAGSSLVAGSGGSGPAGVSGTPSTSGLTTALVPPQQQQVHSATATSSSSTSSSSCSATGVTNPIGLNESISSPTSSHTDYMPATSSASVAVAAVPPMGTASTSTAESSSSSSSTSTHAEGENAPQIARPDDQAQQQQVQQAAVAMVMPHVEGVVGQQQTPQAHLSQQQPQSAVQLQPLQQQQQQQQQQQQQQQQQQQQQQLQQQQQQQQQQQQPQQQQLQQQQPQQQQLQQQSSAQASSSNTVTTTQAGHKRPRDVEGDSSTDNAGQQLVSKPAPAKKRLRLVQVAADGFQGVSESGLDVEYQVPTSSQRDQEDDIIVVDSEEEDDDDDDDEEEEDVVMADEGTAEADDGPFDAYETEELGVAGGVGAYDEGEGPDIDEDNNIQSANNEVDVDEDEAPNPCGTTSTTSTSTSSTSSSTLSAKVMDTTADVETSSTSSSTVPAGGSSVAVAGASTSTEPSSAVESGASTSSTSGGNTSNDAQQLPQIQSTTGASHGEASAAGQQSSSSSSSALPSGAAASSTGAGSTAAQSQAAVAAAASAVAVGGSGVSAARQVVNPLSRQQQQAAHLMLMQQNYDHHEGADDRIVPSTPTLYAPRRTDGFSVGSPHPQVPTARFTFSETSASRQSVGVVPTSGGSGVAGGSNVSLPEGIDDTRIDLSQLDEATVAGGSGRSVPTTPQHTTHSSSEHSIMGGLSAAAAAVAAGGPTSSGESQVPDILVSGANIGDGYIPESTTSSSIDPLYSSEAQASTDAGGPGALERSERELLEEDDDLVDGGDSRSIGAEANATIGGDDVDDDDVDGDVDMEEHNTSTSTTASTSTGKPRGGPASAASAGSQSTTAAPSTSAASSESPATGTAQASGSASGSGSSSAPRKNEADAGAADDGVSSEGEHLNKSLVQSPMEESSEADVLETPSSNMRLRSSSTIPRAATNATTRRARRIQPRTLNRMPWDEGRPNRSVAQSMGSPPQGGHHYQPPHMMQQHMHMQQQHQQQQQQQQQQQQHQQQRQQQQQQQQHPQSRRGNQRGRGRRSNAYRYQ; from the exons ATGGAGGTCGACCAGGAGTCGGGTGTGCTGCACTCGATTTTAAGCCCCGAAGAGCTGGGGGCCATTCCGGAAGCATCGATAAAAAAGATTGAAAGCGCGTGTGAAAAGAAGTTTGAGGACTTTCTGACCGCAAAAGCGTTGTGCGAAACGACAAAGACTGACCTAG aaaaaagcaaagcagAGTATGAGAAACAAATAGAGCTGCTGACACTCAAGGCGGAAGATGAATCGGCCAAATATCACTCGTCCCAGCTAAGCGTGAAGGAGATGCGTATCGAGCTGGAGGACGTGAAACAGGAGCTTTGCAAGGCGAAGGAAAAGCTGTCCTCGAACGAGGTCGAAAACGATCGGTTCCGCAAGGAGCGCAACCAGGCGATGAATGAACGCGACGCCATGGACAGTGCGCTGAAGCGGAAGGAGCTGGAAGTCGAGCGGCTGCACCAGGATGTGCTCGAGCTGGAAAAGAAGCTGAAGTCGGCCAGCGTGGCCAAATGCGAAGCGCTGGCCAGGCTGGACGAGATCGTTAGCAAAGAGCACAGCCTTGAGTTTAAGGAGAAGCGCATGGATCAGGAGCTGTCGATGCGGGACCATCAGATCGCCCGCCTGACGCAGGACCTGGATCAGGCTTTGCGGGAGCTGCAGGGAATCCGGCGCGATCAGAACATCAAATCGTTGACGGTGGAGACGAAGCTGTCGGAAAAGAACGAAGAGCTGAAGATCGCTCACCAAACCAACACGTTCCTGACGGAGCAGAACACGGAACTGTCATCGAAGGTGGAGGAGCTGGCGACCAAAAACATGAAGCTGCGGACGGAAATGTCCACCATGATGGAGCACTACCGGAAGGAGCTGGATTCGCAGAACCGGCTCTgtgagctgctgcagcaggacAAGCAGGACCACCTGGAGCAGACGAAAGAGCTCGAGTCGGCCATCACCGCCCTGCGCCAGATGCTGAACGAAGCGACCGAGTCGTGTGGCACGATCGAGACCGAGAAGAAGCAGCTCGAGCTGAAGCACGCCGAGGAGTTGGCCGGCCGGGACAAGTCGATCGGTGAGCTGCAGGAGGAGTTGAAACGCGCTAACGAGCTGCTTGCGGCAGCTCACGAGGAAAGCATAGAGCACGCGGTGGAAAAGATAGCCCCGTCGGCAGCTGCTACCAGCCGCATGCTGAAGACGGGTATGTCACTGACGGAGGTGTACACCCAGTACGTCCGCACAATGGAGCTGCTCCAGCAGGAACAGAAAGAGAATGGCAAGCtgaagctgcagctgcagaACATCCTGCACGAGCTCGAGCAAAGTGCGCCGGAAATATCGCGCCAGCAGAACGAAAATCACAATCTAAGGGAGGCAAACGAGGAGATTACGCAGCAGCTCAACAATCTGATCGCGAAGAGCGGCGAAATGCACTCGGAGATGGCGGCAGTGCGGGAGAAAATGCGCATCGTGGAagcggaaaacaaaaacttccgCCAGGAGCGGGCGGATCTCAGCCGGCAGATCTGTCACCTGCTGAACGAGATCGAGAAGATGCAAAACGGTGTCATTGCGCCGGACATCGAGCTGGCGGGCACCGGCAGTCCGGGCGAGCTGATCTCAAAGAAGCTGGTGACGTTCTCCAACATCCAGGAGCTGCAGGACAACAAcgtgaagctgctgctggtggttcgCGATTTCAGCGCTAAGCTGGAGGAGATGGAAAAGGTGCACAACTCGATGAGTGCGGCCACGTACGAGGCGAAGCTGGAGGCATGCAACAAGCGCATCAACGAGCTGAAGGATACGGTGGAGAAGCATCGCAGCCTGCTGGAGCAGTGCAGCCAGCAGCGAGATCGGTACAAGAAAATGTACCACGATGCGATGCGCAGCTACAATCCCGCCTTCTCGACCGCCAGCATGAACGGCGGCAACATGCAGAGCGATTCAATGATGGACGGGCTGGATGAGGTACCGCTGGCCAACAGCAGCACGGCGAACGACACGAGCgtcggcaacagcagcaatcaGCTGGCCGCAATCGTGGCGGAGAAGGAGCGCAAGGTGGCGGCGCTGGAGGCCAACCTGCAGGAGCTGCAGAAGGAGCTGGGTGGTGTGAAGAAGGAGTATGAGGCTTACCGGCGCGAGAAGCTGGCCAACGATAAGGCGGTCAATGAGCAGTTCGACAAGTTCCGTACCGAAATCCGCGAGCTTACCGCAAACAACGTGAAGCTGATGGGCACCAACGAATTCAACGCCGAGCAGAACCGCATGATATCGAAGAACATCACGACGTACAAGAACCAGATCACGGCGCTGGAGGAGCGTAATCGCAACTATGAAGGCACGATTGCCAAGCAGGAAGCCTCCATTATGTACCTGAAGGAGGAGGCGATGAGCGCACAGTCGAAGCTGGCCCGCGCCGAGGTACAGCTGGAGAATCTGAAGCAGGAATGCCGGATTCTAAAGGATAGCGAATCGCGCCTGCAGGCGGAACGGGAAATTCTGAACCGCGAACGCTGCAACCAGAATCTGCTGCTAAACAATCTGGAAATGATCAAGGTCAGCATGGAGCGGTCGGAGAACGAAGGCAGGCAGCGGCTCGAGTCCCGGCTCGACGAGACGTCGCGCGAATGTTCGGCCCTGCGGCGGCGGTTGCAAGAGGAGCAGGATCGGTTCCGGGAGCAGATGGCTTACCTGCAGCGGCAGGTCGAAACGGCACAGAAGCGGATGGACGAAGAGGTGGCGATCGCCGAGGGCCACCAGGCAGCGCTGCGAGAGGCTCGCGATGAGCTGGAGATCAAATCGCGCAAGATCGACGATCTGCAGCGCAAGCTGCAGGAATCGCTGGCTACGAACGACGAGGACAATCCCGTGACGCAAGCGAGACGAAAGATTCGCGAGCTCGAACAGGCCCTGGCGGAGAGTGCGGTCGAGGTGGAGTCACTGCAAGGGCAGCTGGCAACGGCCCAGGAGCACATCAAGCAGTACGCGCAGCTGTCCGAATCGGCCGAAAAGGAGCTGAAGGATCTGACGGAGCTGTACAATCGTACCAAGCAGACGAGCGAGCAGGAACTGGCGGCGGTGCGAAAGAGCGAGGAAGAGCTGAGCACTCAAGTGGATGAGCTGAAGACGCAAATATCGTTGAAGCTTACCGATGAGCAGCTCACCACCGGTGACCAGAATTCCGAACTGCACAAGGTGCAGCTGGAGCTCAAGAGCACGCTGGAAAAGCTGACCGCGCAATCGAACGAGCTGCGTCAGTATCGTGATAAAACCAACAACATGTCCGATGAGCTGCGTGCCTTGGGAGAGCGGTATTCGCGCGAGGTGACGGAGCATTCGACCGACATTACGCAGCTGGCAAAGCTGAAGGAAGAGATGCACCGCACGCAAGCCCAATTCGACGAGCTGAGAAAGCAGCGCGACCAGGCGCAGGAGCATCTGAAGACGAACGAAGAGTGCTGGAAAAATCGCGAACAGATGCTACGCACCGAAGTGTCCCAGCTCGAAGAACAGCTCAACAGCCTCAACTCGCAGAATGCGGCCCTGCACGACCAGATACAGAGCCTGAGCACTCGGTTCTCGATCAGTGCCGCGGCGCTCAACCAGTCGGCCGTCCTGTCCGAATCGGCGACCAATCCGGACGATTCGATGGGCGGCGCGGACGCTTCCATACTGAACCGCTCGCTGAACGACGAGGAGAAGCAATCGCTCGAACAGATGCTGCAGATCATCAAATACCTGCGCAAGGAGAAGGACATTGCGGTGGCCCGGTTCGATGTGCTGCGGTCGGAGAACGTGCGCATACAGTCGGAGTTCATGATGCTGCAAAAGAACTTTGACGAGTCGCAGGCGGAACTGAAGCAAATGCGCGAGAACGTCGACACCGAAACGGTAACCGCGGCCAAGCACGAGGAAATCCTGCGCAAACTCGACACGTACAACGCACTGACGGACAGCAACCGAGTGCTGAGGGAGGAACGGGACGGTCTGAACCAGAAGGTGCGAGAGCTGTCCCAGCGTTTGCTCGATGCAGAGGATAAGCTGTTCCCGCTCGAGGAAAAGGTGCGCGAACTGACGGTTAAGCTGGAATCTTCCACCAACGAAAATACGACCCTGCGTATGGATGTGGCGCGCCAGCGGCAGCGCATGACAACGCTGGTCGAACGTTCGTCGAAAACAAACTCGGACGACTGGAAGCGCATGCAGACGGAGCGTGAAAATCTCGCCAAAATGCTGATGGCCGAGAAGGAGCTGCTGAAGCAAGCGAACGAGGAGCTGAACACGCACAAAGTCGAGCGCACGAGACTGGAGGCGGAAATGGGCACCGTCAACAAGAAGCTGCAGTCGGCCAACGCGCTGGTAAAGAAGCTGTCGGACGATCTGGAAGCATCGGCCGTCCAGGCAACGGAGATCGAAACACTTCAGGCCGCGTTGAAGACTGCGGAAGACAACTTAGCGGATATGCGCATCAAGGAAGGCCAGATTCGAAAGATTGCCAAGCGCTACAAGGATGCATTCACGGAGCTGAAGCGTGAGACGGACGCGCGGAAGGAagatgaagcagcagcagcagctggaggGGCAGGAGCAGCTGGTGCTAACGCGGCAGCCGGTGGTTCGTCCGGTGATGGCAACGCTTCCGCCGGTGATGCAGCGGCTGCAATGCAGgaagcaggagcagcggcGGACTCGGAGGATATGCGCAAACAGATAGCGACGGCTACCGAAGAGATTGACACGCTGAAGAAGGAAAACGAGCTGCTGCGGGCGAAGCTGGAGAAGGCCGAACGCGGCATGGACATTATGAAGGATGCGAAAAACCGCATCCTGGCCCTGACGGAGCAGAAGAACAATGCGGCACGGGAGCTGAACGCGGTGAAGTcgcagatgcagcagcagctggatcAGATGCGCGAGGAAACGGACACGCTGAAGGCACAGTACGAGGGGCGCGTGACGCGCTGCGAGAAGGAGAATGCGGACGCGGACCGCGAAAGCAAGGACGCGATCAGTCGGCTAACGAAGGAAAACGAGCAGCTGACGATTCGATTGAACCAGCTGAATCGGCAGCTGGGATTGCAGCAGGCGGTGGCCAAACCGACGACCAGCGCAGTTGGTGCGGGCGCGTCCGACAAACCGGTGGGCGAAAGTCCCCGCACGGCGAACGTGAAGCCGATGGCCGGGCCCAGCCAGCAGCAGTCGGCTACGGTTACGCCGAGGCGGGTGAGCGAAACGCCGCTGGCCAGCATCCGGCCGATGGCTGTGGGTAGTCGCACCGCCGCCGTGCTCCCGACGAGCCAATCGAGCAGCGCAAACGTTGCGATCGTGCAGGGTTCGTCGGCGTCCGCAACGGTGTCGACCAGTCCGGCGCAAGGGGTCAGCGTATCGGGTGGATCCGCGGCAAGTACTGCACCGTCCGGTagcggcagcaccagcagcagcagcgccggtAGCTCCCTAGTGGCAGGTAGTGGAGGAAGCGGACCGGCTGGAGTGTCCGGTACACCGTCGACCAGCGGTCTCACCACAGCGCTCGTTccgccccagcagcagcaggtgcacAGTGCAACCGCgaccagtagcagcagcaccagcagcagcagttgcagcGCCACTGGCGTCACCAATCCGATTGGTTTGAACGAATCGATATCCTCACCGACAAGCTCGCACACCGACTACATGCCGGCGACCAGCTCGGCCAGTGTGGCCGTTGCAGCAGTGCCGCCAATGGGCACCGCTTCCACTTCCACGGCCGAAAGCTCTTCCTCGTCTTCCAGCACGTCCACGCATGCGGAGGGGGAAAATGCACCGCAAATCGCTAGACCGGACGACCAggcccagcagcaacaggtaCAGCAGGCCGCCGTAGCTATGGTGATGCCCCATGTGGAAGGAGTTGTTGGCCAGCAACAGACACCGCAGGCTCATctgtcgcagcagcagccgcaatcGGCGGTACAGCTTCAaccactgcagcagcaacagcagcagcaacaacagcagcaacagcagcagcagcaacagcagcagcaacaacagctccaacagcagcagcaacaacagcagcagcagcaacaaccgcagcagcaacagctacagcagcaacaaccacagcagcaacagctacagcagcaatcATCAGCTCAA GCATCCTCCAGCAACACCGTAACCACTACACAGGCCGGTCACAAGCGACCCCGCGACGTAGAAGGTGACAGTTCGACCGATAACGCTGGCCAACAGTTGGTCAGTAAGCCAGCGCCGGCAAAAAAGCGCCTTCGATTGGTGCAAGTGGCAGCAGACGGGTTCCAG GGTGTCAGTGAATCTGGCTTAGATGTTGAGTATCAAGTGCCGACATCTTCGCAGCGCGATCAAGAGGACGACATAATCGTGGTAGACTCCGAGGAGgaagacgacgatgatgatgacgacgaggaggaggaggacgttGTTATGGCTGACGAGGGTACGGCCGAGGCGGATGACGGTCCGTTCGATGCGTACGAAACGGAGGAGCTGGGCGTTGCCGGCGGTGTTGGTGCGTACGACGAAGGCGAAGGGCCGGACATCGACGAGGATAACAACATCCAGTCCGCCAACAATGAGGTCGACGTGGACGAAGACGAAGCACCGAATCCGTGCGGTACCACCTCAACCACCTCCACGTCGACGTCCTCCACCTCGTCGTCCACGCTGTCCGCCAAGGTAATGGATACGACAGCGGACGTGGAAacaagcagcaccagcagctcgaCCGTACCCGCCGGCGGCAGTTCCGTTGCCGTAGCCGGTGCCTCCACCTCTACGGAACCGTCCTCCGCTGTCGAAAGCGGCGCCAGCACAAGCTCGACAAGCGGTGGCAATACATCGAACGATGCGCAACAGCTACCGCAGATCCAAAGCACTACCGGGGCCAGCCACGGCGAAGCATCTGCTGCCGGTCAGCAAtcgtcttcctcttcctcgtcAGCCCTACCGTCGGGCGCCGCTGCGTCCTCGACGGGAGCTGGCAGTACCGCGGCCCAATCGCAGgcagcggtagcagcagcagcatcagctgtGGCGGTCGGTGGCAGCGGCGTTTCCGCCGCACGGCAGGTGGTCAATCCGCTCAgtcgccagcagcagcaggcggctCATCTCATGCTGATGCAGCAAAACTACGACCACCACGAGGGTGCGGACGATCGCATCGTACCGAGCACACCGACATTGTACGCGCCTCGACGAACAGATGG CTTCAGCGTAGGTTCGCCGCATCCGCAGGTACCAACTGCCCGCTTTACGTTCAGCGAAACGTCGGCCAGCCGTCAGTCGGTCGGTGTGGTACCGAccagtggtggtagtggtgtggCCGGCGGCAGCAACGTCAGCTTACCGGAAGGAATCGACGATACCCGCATTGATCTGTCCCAGCTGGACGAAGCAACGGTGGCCGGCGGTAGTGGACGCAGCGTACCTACAACGCCGCAGCATACGACCCACTCGTCGTCGGAACATTCCATAATGGGTGGCCTGTCGGCGGCGGCCGCGGCAGTAGCAGCCGGTGGGCCGACTAGCAGTGGCGAAAGCCAAGTGCCCGACATTCTTGTCTCGGGTGCTAATATCGGAG ACGGTTACATCCCAGAGTCAACAACGAGCAGCTCGATCGATCCACTGTATTCCTCCGAAGCGCAGGCGTCCACCGATGCCGGCGGCCCGGGGGCGCTTGAACGCAGCGAACGAGAGCTGCTGGAGGAAGATGACGATCTGGTCGATGGTGGCGATTCGCGCAGCATCGGTGCGGAAGCTAACGCTACCATCGGCGGGGACGATGTGGACGACGATGACGTGGACGGAGACGTAGATATGGAGGAGCACAataccagcaccagcaccaccgccagcaCGTCTACGGGCAAGCCACGCGGAGGGCCGGCATCGGCGGCATCAGCTGGGTCGCAGTCAACTACAGCGGCTCCGAGCACATCGGCCGCCAGTTCGGAATCTCCTGCCACCGGCACGGCCCAAGCATCGGGCTCCGCCAGCGGCAGCGGATCTTCGTCCGCCCCGCGTAAAAACGAAGCCGATGCCGGTGCTGCCGACGATGGTGTCAGCTCCGAGGGTGAACATCTGAACAAAAGTTTAGTTCAGTCGCCG ATGGAAGAAAGCAGCGAGGCTGATGTGTTGGAAACTCCGAGCAGCAACATGCGCTTGCGCTCTTCCTCCACCATTCCACGCGCAGCGACGAATGCAACCACCCGACGGGCCCGTCGTATACAGCCACGGACTCTGAATCGAATGCCTTGGGACGAAGGCAGAC CAAATCGCTCCGTTGCCCAGTCGATGGGATCTCCTCCGCAGGGTGGGCATCACTACCAACCTCCTCACATGATGCAGCAACATATGcatatgcagcagcagcaccagcagcagcaacagcagcagcagcagcagcaacaacatcagcaacagcgacagcagcaacaacagcaacaacagcatccGCAATCGAGACGCGGAAATCAACGTGGTCGTGGAAGACGCTCGAATGCTTACCGATATCAGTAA